A genome region from Triticum aestivum cultivar Chinese Spring chromosome 2B, IWGSC CS RefSeq v2.1, whole genome shotgun sequence includes the following:
- the LOC123044171 gene encoding GEM-like protein 1, which translates to MDSKPQAPPSEGAAYPRMSPEDLAPPPPPVVAPAGSNPYVLSSPSSGPPAKSTKENLREMFGSVGKRFSEAARKTEGIAGDVWQHLKTGPSITDAAMGRIAQVSKVISEGGYDKIFQQTFECLPDEKLKKAYACYLSTSHGPIMGVLYVSTAKLAFCSDSPVAYVTEDNQTASAIYKIVVPVPHLRSVTPTASQQNPAERYIQVVSVDNHDFWFMGFVNYDSAVKCLQDAARGGA; encoded by the exons ATGGATTCCAAGCCCCAAGCCCCGCCGTCGGAGGGCGCGGCGTACCCGCGCATGTCCCCGGAggacctcgcgccgccgccgccgccggtcgtgGCGCCCGCGGGCTCCAACCCCTACGTGCTGTCCTCGCCCTCCTCCGGACCGCCCGCCAAGA GCACCAAGGAGAATCTGAGGGAGATGTTCGGCTCGGTGGGGAAGAGGTTCAGCGAGGCCGCGCGCAAGACCGAGGGCATCGCCGGCGACGTCTGGCAGCact TGAAAACTGGGCCTAGCATTACGGATGCTGCAATGGGGAGGATCGCTCAGGTATCCAAGGTCATATCGGAAGGGGGATACGACAAGATATTCCAGCAGACGTTTGAGTGCTTGCCTGACGAGAAGCTCAAGAAGGCGTACGCGTGCTACCTCTCGACCTCTCATGGTCCGATAATGGGCGTCTTATACGTCTCCACCGCCAAGCTTGCATTCTGTAGTGACAGCCCCGTGGCATATGTCACTGAGGATAATCAGACCGCGTCAGCCATTTACAAG ATAGTTGTACCTGTACCTCACCTGAGATCAGTCACTCCTACCGCAAGTCAACAGAACCCTGCGGAGAGGTACATCCAGGTCGTTTCTGTCGATAACCATGACTTCTGGTTCATGGGCTTCGTGAACTATGACAGCGCTGTGAAGTGTCTCCAGGATGCTGCTCGTGGTGGCGCCTAG
- the LOC123044172 gene encoding pentatricopeptide repeat-containing protein At4g28010, protein MTRKHAGAGVLHALVAVAASVASASSRKPPRRAAPYLAVLLRRGRAEAAARLNRHLRLLPLPESPALLSALPSVRDAVSYNTVLAALCRQGCLDAALLLLRVMSHEPRLACRPNAISYTTLMRALCADRRAGQAVGLLRSMQDCGVRPDVVTYGTLIRGLCDAADVDKAVELVNEMCESGIEPNVVVYSCLLHGYCKTGRWESVGKVFEEMSDRGIEPDVVMYTSLIDSLCRHGKVTKAARVMEMMAERGLEPNVVTYNVLINSMCKEGSVREALDLRKNMLEKGVQPDVVTYNTLITGLSSVLEMDEAMALLEEMMQGETKVRPDLMTFNSVIHGLCKIGWMRQAFEVRAMMAENGCRCNLVTFNLLIGGLLRVHKVKKAMKLKDEMASSGLQPDSFTYSILINGFCKMRQVERAESLLSEMRRHGMEPEPVHYIPLLKAMCDQGMMGQARDLFNEMDRNCKLDAAAYSTMIHGAFKSGEKKIAEEFLKDMIDEGLIPDAVTYSIPINMFAKSGDLAAAERVLKQMTASGFVPDVAVFDSLIQGYGAKGDTEKVLELTRKMTAKGVALDPKIISTIVTSLGASIEGQKLLQSLPGFDTEMSKGDVISPHDVMNMLQKHCTKSESPALC, encoded by the coding sequence ATGACGAGGAAGCACGCGGGCGCCGGCGTCCTCCACGCCCTCGTCGCCGTCGCGGCCTCCGTCGCGTCCGCCTCGTCCCGGAAGCCCCCGAGGCGCGCCGCGCCCtacctcgccgtcctcctccgccGGGGCCGCGCCGAGGCCGCGGCGCGCCTCAACCGCCACCTCCGCCTGCTGCCTCTCCCGGAGTCCCCCGCCCTCCTCTCGGCGCTCCCCTCCGTCCGCGACGCCGTCTCCTACAACACCGTCCTCGCCGCGCTCTGCCGCCAGGGCTGCCTCGacgccgcgctcctcctcctccgcgtcaTGTCGCACGAGCCCCGCCTCGCCTGCCGCCCCAACGCCATCTCCTACACCACTCTCATGCGCGCGCTCTGCGCCGACCGTCGCGCGGGCCAGGCCGTCGGGCTGCTTCGGTCCATGCAGGACTGCGGCGTCCGCCCCGACGTGGTCACCTACGGCACGCTCATCCGCGGGCTGTGCGACGCCGCGGACGTTGACAAGGCCGTGGAGCTGGTGAATGAGATGTGCGAGAGTGGTATCGAGCCTAACGTGGTTGTGTACAGCTGTTTACTCCATGGTTATTGCAAGACCGGGAGGTGGGAAAGCGTAGGCAAGGTGTTCGAAGAAATGTCTGACAGGGGTATTGAGCCCGATGTTGTGATGTACACTAGTTTGATCGATAGCCTGTGTAGACACGGGAAGGTAACAAAGGCAGCGCGGGTGATGGAAATGATGGCGGAGCGGGGGTTGGAGCCAAACGTGGTGACCTACAATGTGCTGATCAATTCCATGTGCAAGGAAGGGTCTGTGAGGGAGGCGCTCGATTTGCGGAAGAATATGCTGGAGAAGGGCGTGCAACCAGATGTTGTGACATATAACACACTCATCACAGGGCTATCTAGTGTGCTTGAGATGGATGAGGCGATGGCGTTGCTAGAGGAGATGATGCAAGGTGAAACTAAAGTTAGGCCTGATTTGATGACATTCAACTCGGTTATACATGGACTTTGTAAGATTGGTTGGATGCGGCAAGCGTTCGAGGTCCGTGCCATGATGGCTGAGAATGGATGCAGGTGTAACTTGGTGACATTTAACCTGCTGATTGGTGGACTCCTTAGAGTCCACAAGGTAAAGAAGGCCATGAAGCTGAAGGATGAGATGGCTAGTTCTGGACTGCAGCCTGATTCATTCACCTACAGCATATTGATAAATGGCTTCTGTAAAATGCGGCAAGTTGAACGTGCGGAAAGCCTCTTGTCTGAAATGAGACGTCATGGGATGGAGCCTGAGCCAGTTCACTATATTCCTTTGCTTAAAGCTATGTGTGATCAAGGCATGATGGGTCAGGCTAGGGATTTGTTCAATGAAATGGATAGGAACTGCAAATTAGATGCTGCTGCATATAGCACTATGATCCATGGTGCCTTCAAATCAGGGGAGAAGAAAATTGCAGAAGAGTTTCTTAAAGATATGATTGATGAGGGGCTGATTCCTGATGCTGTGACATATTCTATCCCAATCAACATGTTTGCAAAATCTGGAGACCTAGCAGCGGCGGAGCGGGTGCTTAAACAGATGACAGCAAGTGGCTTTGTGCCTGACGTTGCTGTATTTGATTCACTGATCCAAGGTTATGGAGCTAAAGGCGACACTGAGAAGGTTCTTGAGTTAACTCGTAAAATGACAGCCAAGGGTGTAGCACTTGATcctaaaattatttcaactattGTCACTTCTCTTGGGGCAAGCATTGAAGGGCAAAAGTTATTGCAGAGTTTGCCTGGTTTTGATACAGAAATGTCAAAAGGCGACGTCATCTCACCCCATGATGTAATGAATATGCTACAAAAACATTGCACCAAATCTGAATCCCCTGCTCTTTGCTGA